The Enterococcus sp. 7F3_DIV0205 genome has a window encoding:
- the licT gene encoding BglG family transcription antiterminator LicT, protein MKIYKILNNNVIITKDEHGIEHVIMGKGIGFKKSAGETLDMTKADKVFHLEDANLQQHFNSLSNEVPYPILKITEEFIDISKKKLNQKLNESLHVSLVDHIFHALKRHQNGQSITNSLIWEINRLYPNEFELAKELLDMIEQETEVRLPADEAGFIAMHLINAEMNEEMNTTVAITKEVSAILKIVKYHLGIEYDEESLNFYRFLTHLKFFVQRITNGTLLDSEDHDLYLLMKKKYPLAYDCANKIAEYVYTTFHMDLTSEEMLYLVIHLKRLYTREKTLSKKD, encoded by the coding sequence ATGAAAATATATAAAATATTAAACAACAATGTGATCATCACAAAAGATGAGCATGGAATAGAGCATGTGATCATGGGTAAAGGAATTGGATTTAAAAAGAGTGCAGGCGAAACATTAGATATGACAAAAGCCGACAAAGTATTTCATTTAGAGGATGCTAACTTGCAACAACATTTTAATTCACTTAGTAATGAAGTTCCTTATCCAATTCTAAAAATAACAGAAGAATTTATTGATATCTCGAAGAAAAAGTTGAATCAAAAGTTAAATGAAAGCCTACATGTCTCTCTGGTGGATCATATTTTCCATGCGTTAAAAAGACATCAAAACGGACAGTCGATTACGAATTCGTTGATTTGGGAAATCAATCGCTTATATCCAAATGAATTTGAACTAGCCAAGGAATTACTGGATATGATTGAGCAAGAGACAGAGGTTCGATTGCCAGCGGATGAGGCAGGTTTTATTGCAATGCATTTGATCAATGCGGAAATGAATGAAGAAATGAATACAACCGTTGCGATTACAAAAGAAGTCTCTGCCATTTTAAAGATTGTAAAATATCATTTAGGGATTGAATACGATGAAGAATCATTGAATTTTTATCGTTTTTTGACGCACCTGAAGTTTTTTGTACAGCGTATCACTAATGGAACGTTACTCGATAGTGAAGATCATGACCTTTATTTATTGATGAAAAAGAAGTACCCATTAGCGTATGATTGTGCGAATAAAATTGCAGAGTATGTGTATACAACTTTTCATATGGACTTAACGTCTGAGGAAATGTTATATCTTGTGATTCATTTAAAACGTTTATATACAAGAGAGAAAACACTTTCAAAAAAGGATTGA
- a CDS encoding RidA family protein, whose product MSNDNAVLARNTKNAPQHPLASQTVAFSHYNNFSAQLPIDPTSGQLVAGGIKEQANQCFKNINAIMDSIDHVMSDIVRITVFVKHITDIDAVDEVYASFFTHYQPSRTVVAVDALPMGALVQIEALVSNGEGTIPNAPQAGDLIKLTNHTSNAPSSSLSTQTVSFSHYNNLSAQLPIDPKTGRVVAGCVKKQTRQCLKNIKAILESIDVPLDDIVKINIFLKDLSKIDAVNKVYTTFFPDSGIARTVGYVPARTVVAVKDLPMGADVQIEAVVSHGDGTPPQAIEDRHGLIIEANNTEKAPKCPFSTQTVAFSHYNNLSAQLPIDPKTNAVVSGGIKEQTGQCLENIKAIIESVDHVLADVVKVNIFVKNIEDMDAVDEVYAKFFSDGVPARRVVGVSELPKDVLIQIDTIVGNAEGTPPIV is encoded by the coding sequence ATGAGTAATGACAACGCAGTACTAGCAAGAAATACAAAAAACGCACCGCAACATCCACTAGCCTCCCAAACCGTCGCTTTTTCTCACTATAATAACTTTTCGGCCCAATTACCGATCGATCCAACATCTGGACAATTGGTTGCAGGTGGTATTAAGGAACAGGCCAATCAGTGCTTTAAAAATATTAATGCTATTATGGACAGCATCGATCATGTGATGAGTGATATTGTTCGGATCACCGTATTTGTTAAGCACATTACAGACATTGATGCGGTAGATGAAGTATACGCATCATTTTTCACACACTATCAACCTTCAAGAACTGTTGTGGCGGTAGATGCTTTACCAATGGGCGCTCTAGTTCAAATTGAAGCACTTGTTTCAAATGGTGAAGGAACGATTCCAAATGCACCACAAGCAGGTGATTTGATCAAACTGACGAACCATACATCCAATGCACCGAGTAGTTCATTATCAACACAAACTGTTTCATTTTCTCACTATAACAATCTTTCAGCTCAATTACCGATCGATCCAAAAACAGGTAGAGTGGTAGCGGGTTGTGTGAAAAAGCAAACAAGACAATGTTTAAAAAATATCAAAGCAATTTTAGAAAGTATTGATGTTCCTCTGGATGACATTGTGAAAATCAATATCTTCCTTAAAGATTTGTCTAAAATAGATGCTGTGAATAAGGTTTATACAACCTTTTTCCCAGATTCAGGGATTGCTCGAACAGTAGGATATGTTCCAGCTAGGACAGTTGTTGCAGTAAAAGATTTACCAATGGGCGCTGATGTACAGATTGAAGCAGTCGTTTCACACGGAGATGGTACGCCGCCCCAAGCAATCGAAGATCGACATGGGTTGATTATCGAGGCGAATAATACTGAAAAGGCACCGAAATGTCCATTTTCAACCCAGACTGTTGCTTTTTCCCATTACAATAATCTATCAGCTCAATTGCCGATCGATCCTAAGACAAATGCAGTTGTTTCAGGTGGTATCAAAGAACAAACAGGACAATGTTTGGAAAATATCAAGGCGATCATCGAAAGTGTAGATCATGTACTGGCTGATGTAGTGAAAGTCAATATTTTTGTGAAAAATATTGAGGATATGGACGCTGTAGATGAAGTGTATGCAAAATTCTTCTCAGATGGAGTTCCTGCACGAAGAGTGGTTGGGGTATCTGAGTTACCGAAAGATGTATTGATTCAAATTGATACTATTGTTGGGAATGCGGAAGGAACACCTCCGATTGTATAG
- a CDS encoding winged helix-turn-helix transcriptional regulator, which yields MIKKEDMPLCDVATTVQLIGSKWKTLIIRDLITGPKRNSELKRSLTGISQKVLTESLNSMILDGIVERIDFQKVPPHVEYQLTPLGESLLPVIESMRQWGQFYKQQLS from the coding sequence ATGATAAAAAAAGAAGACATGCCGCTTTGCGATGTGGCAACGACGGTTCAATTAATAGGCAGCAAATGGAAAACATTGATTATCCGAGATCTAATAACAGGTCCAAAAAGAAATTCTGAATTAAAACGATCTTTGACGGGGATTTCTCAAAAAGTGTTGACCGAAAGTCTGAACTCAATGATACTAGATGGCATTGTGGAACGAATAGATTTCCAAAAAGTGCCTCCTCACGTTGAGTACCAATTAACACCATTAGGTGAAAGCTTACTACCTGTCATTGAATCAATGAGACAGTGGGGACAATTTTATAAACAACAACTTAGCTAG
- a CDS encoding helix-turn-helix domain-containing protein, with the protein MNFNKQLKLYRERDGYSQEELAEKIYVTRQTISKWENDHTYPDIHNLIALSTLFDVTLDELVKGDVEIMKKNQHIEAEKMNRLSWVMIVFIGLAALSVGPFMLLWGWYGFGIFFILWAISMIAALKIEKIKKERDVQTYGEIVAFLEGEDLEAARAKRDKKRDRWNKAKIVIVFSLSAGVLAAISSFLWIWLS; encoded by the coding sequence ATGAACTTTAATAAGCAATTAAAACTTTATCGTGAACGAGATGGTTATTCTCAAGAAGAACTTGCAGAAAAAATCTATGTCACGCGTCAAACAATTTCTAAATGGGAGAACGATCATACTTATCCTGATATTCATAATTTGATTGCTTTAAGCACTCTTTTTGATGTCACTTTAGATGAATTAGTCAAAGGAGATGTAGAAATTATGAAAAAAAATCAACACATCGAAGCAGAAAAAATGAATCGACTCTCTTGGGTCATGATTGTATTTATTGGGTTAGCTGCTTTATCTGTTGGCCCGTTTATGTTACTTTGGGGCTGGTATGGATTTGGTATCTTTTTCATTCTTTGGGCGATTTCTATGATTGCAGCTTTAAAAATCGAGAAAATCAAAAAAGAAAGAGATGTTCAAACCTATGGTGAAATTGTTGCTTTTCTAGAAGGGGAAGATCTTGAGGCGGCCAGAGCCAAACGAGATAAAAAAAGGGATCGCTGGAATAAAGCAAAAATCGTTATTGTTTTTTCATTAAGCGCTGGGGTGCTTGCTGCAATTAGTTCTTTTCTATGGATTTGGCTGTCATAG
- a CDS encoding glycoside hydrolase family 1 protein produces MTQETIFPKNFLWGGAIAACQAEGAYGQYGRGMAVSDISFFDSQIDRQDLAKHRNVTTEKIEEAMKDPNTKRYPKRHGIDFYHRYKEDIALCAEMGFKVFRFSMAWSRIFPTGEELTPNQEGLDFYDAVLTEIEKYGMEPLVTISHFEMPLALVNKYKGWTDRKVIDLFVRFAECLFANFGQRVTYWISFNEINAGRFSTFKSTGVVADKTDNYIQDCYQAVHHQFVAAALVTKRLHEINPAGKMGCMIARFTTYAATCKPDDVLQMMHDDQYDNFFYTDVMLRGSYPGYMNRFFKEKGVSIVWTDGDKELLKEYTSDYLAFSYYMSNVSSAKPDEGEMTDANLKKGLKNPYLESSAWGWQIDPKGLRYTLNNLYDRYQVPLFIVENGIGAEDKVEADGRIHDTYRIDYLQKHLEQMKEALIDGVDLIGYTTWSSIDIVSSGTSEMSKRYGFIYVDQDDDGNGTLARSRKDSFYWYQKVIQSNGAELTVS; encoded by the coding sequence ATGACACAAGAAACTATATTTCCAAAGAATTTCTTATGGGGAGGTGCGATTGCAGCCTGCCAAGCTGAAGGGGCATACGGTCAGTATGGTCGTGGTATGGCGGTTTCAGATATTTCCTTTTTCGACAGTCAAATTGACCGTCAGGATTTAGCCAAGCATCGCAATGTCACAACAGAGAAAATTGAAGAAGCGATGAAAGATCCGAATACAAAACGATATCCTAAACGTCATGGAATCGATTTTTATCACCGTTACAAAGAAGATATTGCTTTATGTGCGGAGATGGGCTTTAAAGTATTCCGTTTTTCAATGGCATGGAGCCGTATTTTCCCGACAGGAGAAGAATTGACACCAAATCAAGAAGGATTGGATTTCTATGATGCTGTTTTAACCGAGATTGAAAAATATGGCATGGAACCACTAGTGACGATCTCACATTTTGAAATGCCTCTAGCACTCGTAAATAAATACAAAGGCTGGACAGATCGTAAAGTTATTGACTTATTTGTTCGTTTTGCCGAGTGCTTGTTTGCGAACTTTGGGCAACGTGTAACCTACTGGATTTCATTCAATGAAATTAATGCAGGCCGTTTTTCAACCTTTAAATCTACTGGTGTTGTAGCAGATAAAACAGACAATTATATCCAAGATTGCTATCAAGCAGTCCATCATCAATTTGTCGCAGCAGCACTTGTCACGAAACGATTACATGAAATCAATCCAGCTGGAAAAATGGGTTGTATGATTGCTCGTTTTACAACGTATGCGGCAACATGTAAGCCAGATGATGTCTTACAAATGATGCATGACGATCAATATGATAACTTTTTCTATACAGATGTGATGCTTCGCGGGAGCTATCCTGGCTACATGAACCGCTTCTTTAAAGAAAAGGGTGTTTCAATTGTTTGGACAGACGGAGATAAAGAGCTATTAAAAGAGTATACATCTGATTATTTAGCGTTCAGTTACTATATGTCTAATGTTTCAAGTGCGAAGCCAGACGAAGGTGAAATGACAGATGCCAACTTGAAAAAAGGACTAAAAAATCCTTATCTAGAAAGTTCAGCATGGGGCTGGCAAATTGATCCAAAAGGGTTGCGGTACACGTTAAACAACCTGTATGATCGCTATCAAGTACCTTTATTTATTGTAGAAAATGGCATCGGTGCCGAAGATAAAGTAGAAGCTGACGGTCGTATTCATGACACCTACCGCATCGATTATTTACAAAAACATCTTGAGCAAATGAAAGAAGCTTTGATCGATGGGGTTGATTTAATTGGGTATACGACGTGGTCTTCGATTGATATTGTTTCTTCAGGTACTTCTGAAATGTCAAAACGTTATGGTTTTATCTATGTTGATCAAGACGATGACGGTAATGGGACGTTGGCTCGGAGTAGAAAAGATTCGTTTTATTGGTATCAAAAAGTTATTCAAAGTAACGGAGCTGAATTGACGGTTTCGTAA
- a CDS encoding DUF3130 family protein — protein sequence MADKISTDAATVNSLTSKFTSSLSSLSFKPKQASSMSFSESSAASAMKSSVSSLSSIVSTFKSNASKDIGNLEKIHQAIKQAEKNAVK from the coding sequence ATGGCAGATAAAATCAGTACCGATGCAGCGACAGTAAATTCTTTAACAAGTAAATTTACAAGTAGCCTCTCATCCTTATCATTCAAACCAAAACAAGCAAGTAGCATGAGCTTTTCTGAAAGTAGCGCTGCCAGTGCAATGAAAAGCAGTGTTTCTTCTCTAAGTTCTATCGTATCAACATTCAAAAGTAATGCATCAAAAGATATTGGAAACTTAGAAAAAATACACCAAGCCATCAAACAGGCTGAAAAAAATGCAGTAAAGTAG
- a CDS encoding EndoU domain-containing protein: MTKIKKSELDKLLKTVESSNEEMYNQLYSLNHRISEFSSEPALSGDGWDSAKNKFQNGYSVVTPALYDVLGVIEQQLSQYINSFSAEVDTNKDKLDMNDLQDLYFEAQRLTAEHNKILTQLAEMPIIGKLFNEFNLTKVMDDIEVLQDFQQFVSAHSNDFDYIDELLNNIEMGISELGNDASFLGANVGFAMVDYGKSNWSQGINDFKKAHKKKIDAGVSRYKLRIQARTAGTVIGLQQMGMNMDIMNLKGPWENAARDFYMPDYQNKALLLNRSMKISDFNKNAPKDDRFLNSPILFDLSDLKNTSNFQNNNALAHIFQGNLNRRGNAGGYHSEFIPNTPGSIVPGTKTPPNTSGIYEGQVTVNGIPKSGNQGVSSFFPEHWDPQFVVSIINGAYQNRSPVPNSRNTFRGLSNGIWVDMYIDSNGKIISAFPSPINN; the protein is encoded by the coding sequence ATGACTAAAATAAAAAAATCTGAGCTAGATAAACTCTTAAAAACAGTAGAATCTTCCAACGAAGAAATGTACAATCAATTGTATAGTTTAAATCATCGGATTTCAGAATTCTCAAGTGAACCAGCCCTTTCTGGTGACGGATGGGATAGTGCCAAGAATAAATTCCAAAATGGTTACTCCGTTGTCACACCAGCTTTATACGATGTTTTAGGTGTTATTGAACAACAATTAAGTCAATACATCAATTCCTTTTCAGCAGAGGTAGACACCAACAAAGACAAACTGGATATGAACGACTTACAAGACTTGTATTTTGAAGCACAACGATTAACTGCTGAGCACAATAAAATTTTAACTCAATTAGCAGAAATGCCGATTATCGGGAAATTATTTAACGAGTTCAATTTGACAAAAGTTATGGATGATATTGAGGTACTACAGGATTTCCAGCAATTCGTTTCAGCTCACAGTAATGATTTTGATTATATTGATGAATTATTAAACAACATTGAGATGGGTATCAGTGAGCTAGGGAACGATGCTAGTTTTCTAGGTGCAAATGTTGGCTTTGCGATGGTAGATTATGGCAAATCAAATTGGTCTCAAGGAATCAATGATTTCAAAAAAGCTCATAAAAAAAAGATTGATGCAGGTGTTAGTCGTTATAAACTACGAATACAAGCAAGAACTGCTGGTACAGTAATTGGGCTACAACAAATGGGTATGAATATGGATATCATGAATCTAAAAGGACCATGGGAAAATGCAGCCAGAGACTTTTATATGCCTGATTATCAGAATAAAGCGTTGCTTTTAAATAGAAGTATGAAAATTTCTGATTTTAATAAAAATGCTCCGAAAGATGATCGTTTCCTTAATTCACCAATCCTATTCGATTTGAGTGATTTAAAAAATACATCCAATTTCCAAAACAATAATGCACTTGCTCATATTTTCCAAGGAAATTTAAATCGTAGAGGGAATGCAGGTGGTTATCATTCAGAGTTTATTCCAAATACACCGGGCAGTATTGTTCCAGGTACTAAGACACCACCAAATACTTCTGGAATTTACGAAGGGCAAGTAACTGTAAATGGAATACCTAAATCAGGGAATCAAGGAGTATCAAGCTTTTTCCCTGAGCATTGGGATCCTCAATTTGTTGTAAGTATTATAAATGGAGCTTATCAAAATAGATCACCTGTCCCAAATTCAAGAAATACGTTTAGAGGTTTATCTAATGGAATTTGGGTGGATATGTATATAGACAGTAATGGGAAAATTATATCTGCGTTCCCATCCCCAATAAATAATTAA
- a CDS encoding DUF1846 domain-containing protein translates to MKKLGFDPQKYIEEQSKYILERVNHYDKLYLEFGGKLIGDMHAKRVLPGFDADAKIKLLQKLKDQAEILICVYAGDIERNKIRGDYGITYDMDILRQIDELREYGLAVNSVVITRYSGQPSTKMFINKLERRDIKVYKHAAIEDYPSNLEKIVSEEGFGKNDYIPTTKPIVVVTAPGPGSGKLATCLNQLYHESRNGKTAGYSKFETFPVWNVPLKHPLNIAYEAATVDLKDVNMIDSFHFDKYQKVAVNYNRDVETFPVIKRIIEKITGEESVYQSPTDMGVNRVGFGIIDDDVVKEASKQEIIRRCFATECDFKKGLIDEETVNRIKLIMEEVELKKEDRKAVLPARQYSEQLREQNQSNETPAVIAFELQDGRIVTGRTSNLMDSCSSAILNSIKMLANISDEILLLSPVILETIQTMKRKDLHSKITALKANEILIALAISAVTNPTAQLAYDKLSELNGVQAHSTVMLSKNDEQTLRELGLDITSDAVYPSENLYYI, encoded by the coding sequence GTGAAAAAACTGGGTTTTGATCCACAAAAGTACATTGAAGAACAATCAAAATATATCCTTGAAAGAGTTAATCACTACGACAAGTTATATTTAGAATTTGGTGGGAAATTGATCGGGGATATGCATGCGAAACGCGTTTTGCCTGGGTTTGATGCAGATGCTAAAATCAAACTTTTGCAAAAATTAAAAGATCAAGCGGAGATCTTGATTTGTGTGTATGCAGGCGATATCGAGCGGAATAAAATTCGTGGCGATTATGGCATTACCTATGATATGGATATTTTACGCCAAATCGATGAATTAAGAGAATATGGCTTAGCAGTCAATAGTGTGGTTATTACCCGCTATAGTGGACAACCTTCTACAAAAATGTTTATTAACAAACTGGAAAGAAGAGATATCAAAGTCTATAAACATGCAGCAATCGAAGATTATCCATCAAATCTTGAAAAGATCGTCAGTGAAGAAGGCTTTGGGAAAAATGACTATATCCCAACAACAAAACCAATCGTAGTCGTTACAGCTCCAGGACCTGGTAGTGGAAAATTAGCCACTTGTTTGAACCAACTCTATCATGAAAGTCGGAACGGTAAAACGGCTGGATATTCAAAATTTGAAACCTTCCCAGTATGGAATGTTCCGTTGAAACATCCACTAAATATTGCGTATGAAGCGGCAACAGTGGATTTAAAAGATGTCAATATGATCGATTCATTCCACTTTGATAAATACCAAAAAGTAGCAGTCAACTATAATCGTGATGTGGAAACATTCCCTGTGATCAAACGAATCATTGAAAAAATTACAGGCGAAGAATCAGTTTATCAATCACCAACGGATATGGGCGTTAACCGTGTTGGTTTTGGGATCATCGATGATGACGTGGTAAAAGAAGCATCCAAGCAAGAAATTATTCGTCGTTGTTTTGCCACAGAATGTGACTTTAAAAAAGGTCTGATCGATGAAGAGACAGTCAATCGCATTAAATTGATCATGGAAGAAGTCGAGCTTAAAAAAGAAGACCGCAAAGCGGTGCTTCCTGCTCGTCAGTATTCCGAACAGTTAAGAGAACAAAACCAAAGCAATGAGACACCTGCTGTTATTGCATTTGAGTTGCAAGATGGCAGAATTGTAACTGGAAGAACTAGCAACTTAATGGATTCTTGTTCATCGGCCATTTTGAACTCGATTAAAATGTTAGCGAATATTTCAGATGAAATTTTATTGTTATCGCCAGTGATCCTTGAAACGATTCAAACAATGAAACGAAAAGATCTTCACAGCAAAATTACCGCCTTAAAAGCCAATGAGATTTTGATTGCCTTAGCAATTAGCGCTGTGACGAACCCGACAGCACAATTAGCTTATGATAAATTATCGGAATTGAATGGTGTCCAAGCGCATTCTACTGTGATGTTGAGCAAGAATGATGAGCAAACACTAAGAGAATTAGGTTTGGATATTACCAGTGATGCGGTTTATCCGTCTGAGAATTTGTATTATATTTAG
- a CDS encoding beta-glucoside-specific PTS transporter subunit IIABC produces the protein MDTTQLAEKILKEVGGEENVQSLVHCATRLRFKLKDRTIVDKSAVESIPGVVTVMESAGQFQVVIGNTVPEVYEAIGNISNLTSDQTGSDNSSNENETIFGKFVDLISSLFTPLLGVMAGAGILKGLLSIATTTKLIVPETSTFIILSAIADSLFYFLPVLLAITAARKFKANVFVAVTIAGALVYPTIIGLAAPDVSADFFGIPVVMVKYTSTVIPIILAIYVMSVLEKFLNKRLHQSIKNFITPMILLIVIVPLTLMIFGPFGVYVGNAIADVLITVINFNPIIAGALIAASWQILVMFGLHWGIVPVMMNNIATMGKDPLKPSVAISVFAQAGAVLGVMLKTKNKEFRALSASAVVTALFGITEPAVYGVTLRLKRPFIIGVISAAVGGGIVGYAGSMGYAAGPSSILMIPAFYGPNGEGFVGFLIGIAVAFVLAAVLTYFIGFEDIPETPTGTNEVPAAKTATHVGVKSEVISSPLTGDIVPLENINDKAFASGTLGQGLAIAPTKGEVVSPVNGTVTMAFATGHAVGLTSENGAEVLIHIGLDTVQLEGKHFELKVTQGQTVKAGDPLVVFDIEAIKAAGFDVTTPVIITNTANYEDVVVSDQAQVNTGDRLITLL, from the coding sequence ATGGATACAACTCAATTAGCAGAAAAAATATTAAAAGAAGTCGGTGGCGAAGAAAACGTACAATCACTCGTTCATTGTGCGACACGCTTACGATTTAAATTAAAAGATAGAACGATTGTGGATAAAAGTGCTGTGGAAAGTATTCCAGGCGTTGTAACGGTGATGGAAAGTGCGGGGCAATTCCAAGTAGTGATTGGGAATACAGTACCTGAAGTGTATGAGGCGATTGGAAACATTTCAAACCTAACTAGTGATCAGACCGGTTCAGATAATAGTTCAAATGAAAATGAAACGATTTTTGGCAAATTTGTAGATTTAATTTCTAGCTTATTTACGCCTTTACTTGGTGTGATGGCAGGAGCGGGGATTTTAAAAGGGCTGCTTTCTATTGCGACGACAACGAAATTGATCGTACCAGAAACATCAACGTTTATTATTTTAAGTGCAATTGCGGATAGTTTATTCTACTTCTTACCCGTTTTACTCGCAATCACAGCAGCGAGAAAGTTCAAAGCCAATGTCTTTGTTGCCGTAACCATTGCAGGCGCTCTGGTTTATCCAACGATTATTGGGTTAGCAGCACCAGATGTATCCGCTGATTTCTTTGGAATTCCAGTGGTGATGGTGAAATATACATCGACAGTTATTCCGATCATTTTAGCCATTTATGTGATGAGTGTACTAGAAAAATTCTTGAACAAACGTCTACATCAAAGTATTAAAAACTTTATCACACCTATGATTCTGTTGATTGTGATTGTGCCTTTAACGTTAATGATCTTTGGACCATTTGGCGTATACGTAGGGAACGCGATTGCAGATGTATTGATCACAGTGATTAACTTTAACCCAATTATAGCGGGTGCCTTAATTGCAGCTTCATGGCAAATTCTTGTGATGTTTGGCTTGCACTGGGGCATCGTGCCAGTGATGATGAACAATATTGCTACAATGGGGAAAGATCCTCTAAAACCAAGCGTAGCGATTTCAGTATTTGCACAAGCTGGTGCCGTTTTAGGTGTTATGTTAAAAACAAAAAATAAAGAATTTAGAGCGTTGTCAGCATCTGCTGTAGTCACTGCTTTATTCGGCATTACTGAACCAGCTGTTTATGGTGTGACATTAAGATTAAAACGTCCGTTTATTATTGGGGTGATTTCAGCCGCTGTTGGTGGCGGTATTGTTGGATATGCAGGGAGCATGGGCTATGCAGCAGGACCTTCAAGTATTTTAATGATTCCAGCTTTCTATGGACCAAACGGCGAAGGTTTTGTAGGCTTCTTGATCGGTATTGCCGTAGCATTTGTTTTGGCGGCCGTATTAACTTATTTCATTGGCTTTGAGGATATTCCAGAAACACCAACAGGAACAAACGAAGTACCAGCAGCCAAAACAGCAACACATGTTGGCGTAAAATCAGAAGTGATCAGCAGTCCACTAACGGGTGACATTGTGCCACTAGAAAATATTAATGACAAAGCATTTGCTTCAGGAACATTAGGTCAAGGTTTAGCGATTGCGCCAACCAAAGGAGAAGTGGTTTCACCAGTCAATGGTACGGTGACGATGGCTTTTGCGACAGGACATGCAGTTGGCTTAACTTCAGAAAATGGTGCAGAAGTATTGATTCACATTGGGCTAGATACTGTTCAATTAGAAGGCAAGCACTTTGAGTTAAAAGTAACACAAGGGCAAACCGTAAAAGCTGGCGATCCGCTGGTCGTGTTTGATATTGAAGCAATTAAGGCAGCTGGCTTTGACGTGACAACACCAGTTATTATCACGAATACAGCAAATTATGAAGATGTTGTAGTCAGCGATCAAGCACAAGTGAATACTGGCGATCGTTTGATTACATTACTATAA